The following proteins are encoded in a genomic region of Mycobacteriales bacterium:
- a CDS encoding NADH-quinone oxidoreductase subunit G produces MSTTDEATVVETVAVTIDGVEVAVPKGTLIIRAAEMVGIQVPRFCDHPLLDPVGACRQCIVEVEGERKPVASCTVPVRDGMVIKTQLSSTVAEKAQRGNLEFLLLNHPLDCPVCDKGGECPLQNQALSNGAGESRFKDEKRTYEKPIPISSQVLLDRERCVLCARCTRFSQQVAGDPFIELFERGALEQVAIYEDEPFASYFSGNTVQICPVGALTGAQYRFRARPFDLVSTATVCEHCASGCQQRTDHRRGKVLRRLAGADADVNEEWNCDKGRWAFAYASAKDRLTTPLVRDADGYLVEASWTEALARAAEGLAAHRGKIGVLTGGRLTVEDSYAYSKFARTVLGSNDIDFRARPHSAEEADFLAARVAGRYLETTYADLESAPAVLIAGLEVEEESPIVFLRLRKAANKRGLQVFECAPFTTPALRKLAGTLVPTAPGAEAGALGGLGADVAEALGKPGSVILVGERLATSAGALSAAAALADRTGAKLAWVPRRAGDRGAVEAGCLPNLLPFGRPLSDTTAREQVSAAWGVGVPMGPGRDADTIVAAASAGALALVVAGVDPDDLPDPSAALQAIENAPFVVSLEVRESAVTDRADVVFPVSPVVEKPGLFLDWEGRMRPFDATLEATDALPDLRVLHRLAAAMGVDLGTPDAATVQAEIAALGTWTGERPPAPTAAAAAASAGSPGRAVLATWHQLLDDGRLQDGVATLAGTRRPAVARLSASTASAAGVANGGQVTVSTDRGSITLPVAITEMVDDVVWLPTYSAGSHVHAALGAVSGAVVGVKAAGS; encoded by the coding sequence ATGAGCACCACCGACGAGGCCACCGTGGTCGAGACCGTCGCCGTCACGATCGACGGTGTCGAGGTTGCGGTCCCGAAGGGCACGCTGATCATCCGCGCCGCCGAGATGGTCGGCATCCAGGTGCCGCGGTTCTGCGACCACCCGTTGCTGGACCCGGTCGGCGCCTGCCGACAGTGCATCGTCGAGGTCGAGGGCGAGCGCAAGCCCGTCGCGTCCTGCACGGTTCCGGTGCGTGACGGGATGGTCATCAAGACCCAGCTGTCCTCGACCGTCGCGGAGAAGGCGCAGCGCGGCAACCTCGAGTTCCTGTTGCTCAACCATCCGTTGGACTGCCCGGTCTGCGACAAGGGCGGCGAGTGCCCGCTTCAGAACCAGGCACTGTCCAACGGCGCCGGCGAGAGCCGATTCAAGGACGAGAAGCGGACCTACGAGAAGCCGATCCCGATCTCCTCGCAGGTGCTGCTCGACCGTGAGCGCTGCGTGCTGTGTGCGCGCTGCACCCGCTTCTCCCAGCAGGTCGCGGGCGACCCGTTCATCGAGCTGTTCGAGCGCGGCGCGCTGGAGCAGGTCGCGATCTACGAAGACGAGCCGTTCGCGTCGTACTTCTCCGGCAACACCGTGCAGATCTGCCCGGTCGGCGCGCTGACCGGCGCGCAGTACCGGTTCCGGGCACGGCCGTTCGACCTGGTCTCGACCGCGACGGTCTGCGAGCACTGCGCGTCCGGGTGCCAGCAGCGCACCGACCACCGGCGCGGCAAGGTGCTGCGCCGTCTCGCCGGTGCAGACGCCGACGTCAACGAGGAGTGGAACTGCGACAAGGGTCGCTGGGCGTTCGCCTACGCCTCGGCGAAGGACCGCCTCACCACCCCGCTGGTGCGTGACGCTGACGGCTACCTGGTCGAGGCGTCGTGGACCGAGGCGCTCGCCCGGGCCGCCGAAGGTCTTGCGGCACACCGCGGCAAGATCGGCGTGCTGACCGGTGGCCGGCTCACCGTCGAAGACTCCTACGCCTACTCGAAGTTCGCGCGTACCGTCCTCGGCTCCAACGACATCGACTTCCGTGCCCGGCCGCACTCTGCGGAGGAGGCCGACTTCCTGGCCGCGCGTGTCGCCGGCCGCTACCTGGAGACGACGTACGCCGACCTCGAGTCGGCTCCCGCGGTGCTGATCGCCGGCCTCGAGGTCGAAGAAGAGTCGCCGATCGTGTTCCTGCGGCTGCGCAAGGCCGCCAACAAGCGCGGTCTTCAGGTGTTCGAGTGCGCGCCGTTCACCACCCCCGCGCTTCGCAAGCTCGCCGGCACGCTCGTGCCGACGGCGCCCGGTGCCGAGGCGGGCGCGCTCGGTGGGCTCGGCGCCGACGTCGCGGAGGCTCTCGGCAAACCGGGGTCGGTGATCCTGGTCGGCGAGCGGCTCGCGACGAGCGCCGGCGCCTTGAGCGCCGCGGCTGCGCTCGCTGACCGCACCGGAGCGAAGCTCGCCTGGGTGCCGCGCCGGGCCGGCGACCGTGGCGCGGTCGAGGCCGGCTGCTTGCCGAACCTGCTGCCGTTCGGCCGTCCGCTGAGTGACACCACGGCGCGTGAGCAGGTCTCCGCCGCCTGGGGTGTCGGCGTACCGATGGGCCCGGGCCGCGACGCCGACACGATCGTCGCTGCCGCCTCCGCGGGTGCTCTGGCACTGGTGGTCGCCGGCGTCGATCCGGACGACCTGCCCGATCCGAGCGCTGCGTTGCAGGCGATCGAGAACGCGCCGTTCGTGGTCAGCCTCGAGGTGCGCGAGTCGGCCGTGACCGATCGAGCCGACGTGGTGTTCCCGGTCTCGCCGGTCGTCGAGAAGCCAGGTCTGTTCCTCGACTGGGAAGGCCGGATGCGGCCGTTCGACGCGACGCTGGAGGCGACCGACGCCCTTCCCGACCTGCGGGTGCTGCACCGGCTTGCCGCCGCGATGGGCGTCGACCTCGGCACGCCCGACGCCGCGACGGTGCAGGCCGAGATCGCGGCGCTCGGCACCTGGACCGGCGAGCGGCCCCCCGCGCCGACCGCGGCGGCAGCCGCCGCGTCGGCCGGCAGCCCCGGACGCGCGGTGCTCGCTACCTGGCACCAGCTGCTCGACGACGGCCGGCTCCAGGACGGCGTCGCGACGCTGGCCGGGACCCGCCGTCCCGCGGTCGCCCGGCTGTCCGCGTCGACCGCCAGCGCCGCCGGCGTCGCCAACGGCGGTCAGGTCACGGTCAGCACTGACCGCGGGTCGATCACGCTGCCGGTTGCCATCACTGAGATGGTCGACGACGTGGTCTGGTTGCCGACGTACTCCGCCGGATCACATGTGCACGCCGCCCTCGGTGCGGTGTCCGGTGCGGTCGTCGGCGTGAAGGCGGCAGGCTCATGA
- the nuoH gene encoding NADH-quinone oxidoreductase subunit NuoH, with translation MKTFDIARPAEAASQLGAFGNDPWWLTLLKCIVVFGFLVVTTLLMIWGERRIIGRMQARPGPNRVGPFGMIQGLADGIKLALKEDLIPAIVDKPLYILAPIIASVPAFLSFAVIPVGPEVSIFGHHTPLQITDLPVAVLFYLAMASIGVYGIVLAGWSSQSPYPLLGALRSAAQVISYEVAMGLSLAAVFLYSGSLSTSDIVASQHKLWYALPLIPSFLMYMVSMVGETNRAPFDLPEAESELVAGFHTEYSSLKFAMFFLAEYINVTTVCAIATTLFLGGWRAPWPLSLVGHDQLNHGWWPVLWFLGKLSLLLFGFIWLRGTLPRLRYDQFMRLGWKVLIPFSLVWIMVVAAFRELTNEGKSRLTTLMYVGIPIAVIVLAWSFITEARLNRMAKEEAANRESAELSQRDSYPIPVLTGTVPRGSAAVESKEVLDV, from the coding sequence ATGAAGACGTTCGACATCGCCCGGCCGGCAGAGGCCGCGAGCCAGCTCGGCGCGTTCGGCAACGACCCGTGGTGGCTGACGCTGCTCAAGTGCATCGTGGTCTTCGGGTTCCTCGTCGTGACGACGCTGCTGATGATCTGGGGCGAGCGCCGCATCATCGGGCGCATGCAGGCCCGACCGGGTCCGAACCGGGTGGGTCCATTCGGGATGATTCAGGGTCTGGCCGACGGCATCAAGCTCGCGCTGAAGGAAGACCTGATCCCGGCAATCGTCGACAAGCCGCTCTACATCCTGGCGCCGATCATCGCCAGCGTCCCGGCGTTCCTGTCCTTCGCGGTCATCCCGGTCGGACCTGAGGTCTCGATCTTCGGGCACCACACTCCGCTGCAGATCACGGACCTGCCGGTCGCGGTGCTGTTCTACCTCGCGATGGCATCGATCGGCGTCTACGGCATCGTGCTGGCCGGCTGGTCGAGCCAGTCGCCGTACCCGCTGCTCGGTGCGCTGCGCTCGGCGGCGCAGGTGATCTCCTACGAGGTCGCGATGGGCCTGTCGCTCGCGGCCGTGTTCCTCTATTCCGGCTCGCTGTCGACGTCTGACATCGTGGCCTCGCAACACAAGCTGTGGTACGCGCTGCCGCTGATCCCGTCGTTCCTGATGTACATGGTGTCGATGGTCGGCGAGACCAACCGCGCGCCGTTCGACCTGCCGGAGGCCGAAAGCGAGCTGGTCGCCGGCTTCCACACCGAGTACTCGTCGCTGAAGTTCGCGATGTTCTTCCTGGCTGAGTACATCAACGTCACGACGGTCTGCGCGATCGCGACGACGTTGTTCCTCGGCGGTTGGCGGGCGCCGTGGCCGCTCTCGCTCGTCGGCCACGACCAGCTCAACCACGGCTGGTGGCCGGTGCTGTGGTTCCTGGGCAAGCTCTCGCTGCTGCTGTTTGGGTTCATCTGGCTGCGCGGGACGTTGCCGCGGCTTCGCTACGACCAGTTCATGCGGCTGGGCTGGAAGGTGCTGATTCCGTTCAGCCTCGTGTGGATCATGGTCGTCGCGGCGTTCCGCGAGCTGACCAACGAGGGCAAGAGCCGGCTCACCACGCTGATGTACGTCGGCATCCCGATCGCCGTGATCGTGCTGGCGTGGTCGTTCATCACCGAAGCCAGGCTGAACCGCATGGCGAAGGAAGAGGCCGCGAACCGCGAGTCGGCCGAGCTCAGTCAGCGCGACAGCTATCCCATCCCTGTCCTCACGGGCACCGTGCCCCGGGGCTCCGCCGCCGTCGAGTCGAAGGAGGTGCTCGATGTCTGA
- the nuoI gene encoding NADH-quinone oxidoreductase subunit NuoI, which produces MFKKTVTEQYPEDKRPTAPRYHGRHVLNRHADGLEKCVGCELCAWACPADAIYVEGADNTEQARFSPGERYGAVYQINYLRCIFCGLCIEACPTRALTMSNEYELADDSRQDLIFTKDQLLTPLLPGMEAPPHPMRLGEDEKAYYVRAAEPAATKEHDQ; this is translated from the coding sequence ATGTTCAAGAAGACCGTCACCGAGCAGTACCCGGAGGACAAGCGGCCGACCGCGCCGCGCTACCACGGCCGGCACGTGCTCAACCGGCACGCGGACGGACTGGAGAAGTGCGTCGGCTGCGAGCTGTGTGCGTGGGCCTGCCCGGCGGACGCGATCTACGTCGAGGGTGCGGACAACACCGAACAGGCGCGGTTCTCTCCCGGTGAGCGTTACGGCGCGGTCTACCAGATCAACTACCTGCGGTGCATCTTCTGCGGGCTGTGCATCGAGGCGTGCCCGACGCGCGCCCTGACGATGAGCAACGAGTACGAGCTCGCCGACGACAGCCGTCAGGACCTGATCTTCACCAAGGACCAGCTGCTCACCCCGTTGCTGCCGGGCATGGAGGCGCCGCCGCACCCGATGCGGCTGGGCGAGGACGAGAAGGCCTACTACGTTCGCGCGGCGGAGCCGGCTGCCACGAAGGAGCACGACCAGTGA
- a CDS encoding NADH-quinone oxidoreductase subunit J has translation MLVSAATSGAPATLHEAWLFWILAPIATAAAIGLVLARSAVHAAMMLAVVMLSLAAFYTAENAPFLAVVQVVVYTGAVLMLFLFVLMLIGVDSTDSLLETLRGQRLAAGAIGLAFAILLLAAIDGAVGTFHPKGVVAAEAGKGNVTAIAQLLFSRYVFAFEATSALLITAGLGAMVLAHREATTPRLSQLERMQQRAARGGAAIAPLPGPGIYADHDAIDTPALLPDGTIASSSVPEYLQVSAAQPRHEDPELGA, from the coding sequence ATGCTGGTGAGTGCTGCCACGAGCGGCGCACCTGCGACGCTGCACGAGGCGTGGCTGTTCTGGATCCTCGCGCCCATCGCGACCGCTGCGGCGATCGGCCTGGTGCTGGCGCGAAGCGCGGTGCACGCCGCGATGATGCTCGCCGTCGTGATGCTGTCCCTCGCCGCCTTCTACACGGCGGAGAACGCCCCGTTCCTCGCCGTCGTACAGGTCGTGGTCTACACCGGCGCAGTCCTCATGCTGTTCTTGTTCGTCCTCATGCTCATCGGGGTCGACTCCACCGACTCGCTGCTCGAGACGTTGCGCGGGCAACGGCTCGCCGCCGGAGCCATCGGACTCGCCTTCGCGATCCTGCTGCTCGCCGCGATCGACGGTGCGGTCGGCACCTTCCACCCGAAGGGCGTGGTCGCCGCCGAAGCCGGCAAGGGCAACGTCACGGCCATCGCGCAGCTGCTGTTCAGCCGGTACGTGTTCGCTTTCGAGGCAACGAGCGCCCTGCTCATCACGGCGGGCCTCGGTGCCATGGTGCTCGCGCACCGCGAGGCCACGACGCCTCGGCTCTCCCAGCTGGAGCGGATGCAGCAGCGGGCGGCGCGCGGCGGCGCCGCGATCGCCCCGCTGCCGGGCCCGGGCATCTACGCCGACCACGACGCGATCGACACCCCGGCTCTGCTGCCGGACGGGACGATCGCGTCGTCGAGCGTCCCCGAGTATCTGCAGGTGTCGGCGGCGCAGCCTCGCCACGAAGACCCGGAACTGGGGGCGTAG
- the nuoK gene encoding NADH-quinone oxidoreductase subunit NuoK: MHVSDYLYLSAILFTIGAVGVLVRRNAIVVFMCVELMLNAVNLSLVTFARMNGSLDGQIIAFFVMVVAAAEVVVGLAIIMSIFRSRRSASVDDANLLKY, translated from the coding sequence GTGCACGTCTCCGACTACCTCTACCTGTCCGCGATCCTGTTCACGATCGGGGCGGTCGGCGTACTCGTGCGCCGCAACGCGATCGTCGTGTTCATGTGCGTCGAGCTGATGCTCAACGCGGTCAACCTCTCCCTCGTGACGTTCGCGCGGATGAACGGCAGCCTGGACGGGCAGATCATCGCGTTCTTCGTGATGGTGGTCGCCGCTGCGGAGGTCGTGGTCGGCCTGGCGATCATCATGTCCATCTTCCGGTCCCGGCGGTCCGCCTCCGTCGACGACGCGAACCTGCTGAAGTACTGA
- the nuoL gene encoding NADH-quinone oxidoreductase subunit L, which produces MSYAKATGVFDLTFLLVALPAASSAVLLLGGKRTNAWGHLLGTAAPIGSFVIAVIEFFALLGRDGGQNRQLDQHLWTWVPVAGFHADVNFLFDPLSIVFVLLITGVGSLIHIYSIGYMEHDPDRRRFFGELNLFVAAMLILVLADNYLLMYVGWEGVGLASYLLIGFWSHKPSAAVAAKKAFLVNRVGDVGLSIAIMLMFTTFGTFSFAGVFNAVGGPGVHSGTLTAIGLMLLLGACGKSAQAPLQSWLLDAMEGPTPVSALIHAATMVTAGVYLVARSGAIYDVAPHARLAVEIVGGTTLVMGAIIGCAYDDIKKVLAASTMSQIGYMMLAVGFGPGVYAIGIMHLLTHGFFKANMFLGAGSVMHGNNDEVNMRRYGGLRKVMPVTFVTFAFGYLAIIGIIPFSGFFSKDKIIEAALDKGGFTGDFFGIVAIAGAGLTAFYMTRLMAMTFFGNKRWPRDVHPHESPKIMLVPMGILAAGSLVVGFLLVLGGSLQHFLTPSVGSSVEEGAHTISPVVLSIITLAVVLGGVAAAWWLVARKPVPAEPPTKVTVATKAARRSLYGDAINEGLLMRPGAYLTRALVYFDNRGVDGVVNGLAAIVGGSSARLRRTQTGFVRSYALSMLIGAFAIGASLVLLRVG; this is translated from the coding sequence GTGTCCTACGCCAAGGCCACCGGCGTCTTTGACCTCACCTTCCTGCTCGTCGCGCTGCCGGCGGCGAGCTCCGCGGTGCTGCTACTGGGCGGCAAGCGAACCAACGCGTGGGGCCACCTGCTCGGTACGGCGGCGCCGATCGGCTCGTTCGTCATCGCGGTGATCGAGTTCTTCGCCCTCCTCGGCCGAGACGGCGGCCAGAACCGTCAGCTCGACCAGCACCTGTGGACCTGGGTCCCGGTCGCGGGGTTCCACGCCGACGTGAACTTCCTGTTCGATCCGTTGTCGATCGTGTTCGTGCTGCTGATCACCGGCGTCGGGTCGCTGATCCACATCTACTCGATCGGCTACATGGAGCACGACCCCGACCGGCGACGGTTCTTCGGCGAGCTCAACCTGTTCGTCGCGGCGATGCTGATCCTCGTTCTCGCCGACAACTACCTGCTGATGTACGTCGGCTGGGAGGGCGTCGGCCTCGCTTCGTACCTGTTGATCGGGTTCTGGTCACACAAGCCGAGTGCAGCGGTCGCGGCGAAGAAGGCGTTCCTGGTCAACCGGGTCGGCGACGTCGGTCTGTCGATCGCGATCATGCTGATGTTCACGACCTTCGGGACGTTCTCGTTCGCGGGGGTGTTCAACGCGGTCGGCGGACCCGGCGTGCACTCCGGCACGCTGACCGCGATCGGCCTGATGTTGCTGCTCGGCGCTTGCGGCAAGAGCGCGCAGGCTCCGCTGCAGTCGTGGCTCCTGGATGCTATGGAAGGTCCGACTCCGGTGTCGGCGTTGATCCACGCGGCGACGATGGTGACCGCCGGTGTCTACCTCGTCGCTCGATCGGGCGCGATCTACGACGTCGCACCGCACGCCCGCCTGGCCGTCGAGATCGTCGGCGGGACGACCCTGGTGATGGGCGCGATCATCGGCTGCGCCTACGACGACATCAAGAAGGTCCTCGCCGCCTCCACCATGAGCCAGATCGGCTACATGATGCTCGCCGTCGGCTTCGGTCCCGGTGTCTACGCCATCGGCATCATGCACCTGCTGACGCACGGCTTCTTCAAGGCGAACATGTTCCTCGGCGCCGGCTCGGTGATGCACGGCAACAACGACGAAGTGAACATGCGCCGGTACGGCGGGCTCCGCAAGGTCATGCCGGTGACCTTCGTGACGTTTGCGTTCGGCTACCTCGCGATCATCGGCATCATCCCGTTCTCGGGGTTCTTCTCGAAGGACAAGATCATCGAAGCCGCCCTGGACAAGGGCGGCTTCACCGGCGACTTCTTCGGCATCGTCGCGATTGCGGGCGCGGGACTGACCGCGTTCTACATGACGCGGCTGATGGCCATGACGTTCTTCGGCAACAAGCGCTGGCCGCGAGACGTCCATCCTCACGAGTCCCCGAAGATCATGCTCGTCCCGATGGGGATCCTCGCCGCGGGTTCGCTCGTCGTGGGTTTCCTGCTCGTCCTCGGCGGCTCACTGCAGCACTTCCTGACCCCGAGCGTCGGCAGCAGCGTCGAGGAAGGCGCGCACACGATCTCGCCGGTGGTGCTGAGCATCATCACGCTCGCCGTCGTACTCGGGGGCGTCGCGGCCGCCTGGTGGCTGGTCGCGCGCAAGCCGGTCCCGGCCGAGCCGCCGACGAAGGTGACGGTCGCCACGAAGGCGGCGCGCCGCTCGCTGTACGGCGACGCCATCAACGAGGGCCTGCTCATGCGGCCGGGTGCCTACCTGACCAGGGCGCTGGTGTACTTCGACAACCGAGGGGTCGACGGGGTGGTCAACGGCCTGGCAGCCATCGTGGGCGGATCGAGCGCCCGGCTGCGGAGGACCCAGACCGGGTTCGTCCGCTC